In Sorghum bicolor cultivar BTx623 chromosome 10, Sorghum_bicolor_NCBIv3, whole genome shotgun sequence, one genomic interval encodes:
- the LOC8070884 gene encoding caffeoyl-CoA O-methyltransferase 1 isoform X1, with product MATTATEAAKAAPAEQANGNANGEQKTRHSEVGHKSLLKSDDLYQYILDTSVYPREPESMKELREITAKHPWNLMTTSADEGQFLNMLIKLIGAKKTMEIGVYTGYSLLATALALPEDGTVGSSLPPSLSQICRPPPVRGFFTLSPLLLVPPQILAMDINRENYELGLPCIEKAGVAHKIDFREGPALPVLDDLIADEKNHGSFDFVFVDADKDNYLNYHDRLLKLVKLGGLIGYDNTLWNGSVVLPDDAPMRKYIRFYRDFVLVLNKALAADERVEICQLPVGDGVTLCRRVK from the exons ATGGCCACCACGGCGACCGAGGCGGCCAAGGCCGCGCCGGCGGAGCAGGCCAACGGCAACGCCAACGGCGAGCAGAAGACGCGCCACTCCGAGGTCGGACACAAGAGCCTGCTCAAGAGCGACGACCTCTACCAG TACATCCTGGACACGAGCGTGTACCCGCGGGAGCCGGAGAGCATGAAGGAGCTCCGCGAGATCACCGCCAAGCACCCATG GAACCTGATGACGACCTCCGCCGACGAGGGGCAGTTCCTCAACATGCTCATCAAGCTCATCGGCGCCAAGAAGACCATGGAGATCGGCGTCTACACCGGCTACTCCCTCCTCGCCACCGCGCTCGCTCTCCCGGAGGACGGCACGGTCggttcctccctccctccctctctttcCCAGATCTGCCGCCCACCTCCGGTCCGAGGATTTTTTACCCTTTCTCCTCTGTTGCTCGTCCCGCCGCAGATCTTGGCCATGGACATCAACCGCGAGAACTACGAGCTGGGCCTGCCCTGCATCGAGAAGGCCGGCGTCGCCCACAAGATCGACTTCCGCGAGGGCCCCGCGCTCCCCGTCCTCGACGACCTCATCGCCGAC GAGAAGAACCACGGGTCGTTCGACTTCGTCTTCGTGGACGCCGACAAGGACAACTACCTCAACTACCACGACCGGCTGCTCAAGCTGGTGAAGCTGGGGGGCCTCATCGGCTACGACAACACGCTGTGGAACGGCTCTGTCGTGCTCCCCGACGACGCCCCCATGCGCAAGTACATCCGCTTCTACCGCGACTTCGTGCTCGTCCTCAACAAGGCGCTCGCCGCCGACGAGCGCGTCGAGATCTGCCAGCTCCCCGTCGGCGACGGCGTCACCCTCTGCCGCCGCGTCAAGTGA
- the LOC8070884 gene encoding caffeoyl-CoA O-methyltransferase 1 isoform X2: MATTATEAAKAAPAEQANGNANGEQKTRHSEVGHKSLLKSDDLYQYILDTSVYPREPESMKELREITAKHPWNLMTTSADEGQFLNMLIKLIGAKKTMEIGVYTGYSLLATALALPEDGTILAMDINRENYELGLPCIEKAGVAHKIDFREGPALPVLDDLIADEKNHGSFDFVFVDADKDNYLNYHDRLLKLVKLGGLIGYDNTLWNGSVVLPDDAPMRKYIRFYRDFVLVLNKALAADERVEICQLPVGDGVTLCRRVK, from the exons ATGGCCACCACGGCGACCGAGGCGGCCAAGGCCGCGCCGGCGGAGCAGGCCAACGGCAACGCCAACGGCGAGCAGAAGACGCGCCACTCCGAGGTCGGACACAAGAGCCTGCTCAAGAGCGACGACCTCTACCAG TACATCCTGGACACGAGCGTGTACCCGCGGGAGCCGGAGAGCATGAAGGAGCTCCGCGAGATCACCGCCAAGCACCCATG GAACCTGATGACGACCTCCGCCGACGAGGGGCAGTTCCTCAACATGCTCATCAAGCTCATCGGCGCCAAGAAGACCATGGAGATCGGCGTCTACACCGGCTACTCCCTCCTCGCCACCGCGCTCGCTCTCCCGGAGGACGGCACG ATCTTGGCCATGGACATCAACCGCGAGAACTACGAGCTGGGCCTGCCCTGCATCGAGAAGGCCGGCGTCGCCCACAAGATCGACTTCCGCGAGGGCCCCGCGCTCCCCGTCCTCGACGACCTCATCGCCGAC GAGAAGAACCACGGGTCGTTCGACTTCGTCTTCGTGGACGCCGACAAGGACAACTACCTCAACTACCACGACCGGCTGCTCAAGCTGGTGAAGCTGGGGGGCCTCATCGGCTACGACAACACGCTGTGGAACGGCTCTGTCGTGCTCCCCGACGACGCCCCCATGCGCAAGTACATCCGCTTCTACCGCGACTTCGTGCTCGTCCTCAACAAGGCGCTCGCCGCCGACGAGCGCGTCGAGATCTGCCAGCTCCCCGTCGGCGACGGCGTCACCCTCTGCCGCCGCGTCAAGTGA